DNA from Kitasatospora herbaricolor:
CGCCGTCGAGGCGCCCCCGGCGGCCCGCACCGCTCCCCGGGACGCCGCCGGGGACCGCGTCGGCACGCTCTCCCTCGGCACCGCCCAGGGGCCCCGCGCCTGTACGGCCAGCGTGGTGCGCAGCCCCCGGCACAACCTGCTGGTCACCGCCGCGCACTGCGTGGTGCCGGACGACTACGGCCCGCAGGAGGGCCTGGTTTTCACCCCCGGCTACCGCAACGGCACGTCCCCGTACGGCAGCTGGGCGCTGGACGCGGTGACCGTCGACCCGCGCTGGAGCGAGGAGGCCGACCCCGAGTACGACGTGGCGTTCGTCACGGTGAAGCCGTCGGGGGGCCGCCAGATCGAGGACGTGGTCGGCGGCAACAGCCTCGGCGGCGAGAGCGGCTTCGGGCTGGCCGTCTCGGTGACCGGCTACCCGAACGGCGGCGAGGAGCCGATCACCTGCTCCACCCGGACGGCCTCGCAGAGCCCCACCCAGGAGCGCTTCGACTGCGACGGCTACACGGACGGCACCAGCGGCAGCCCCTGGATCACCGGGGCCGGCGCGGTGGTGGGCGTGATCGGCGGCTACCAGGAGGGCGGGGACACCCCGCGGATCTCCTACAGCGTGACCTTCGACGAGCGGGTCACCGAGCTCTACCACCGGGCGGCGACCGGCTGAGGCCGGCCGAAGGCAGCGGACGGCCGGCCGGGGACGGGAGCGGGGCCTGACGGTGACGGGCCGGGAAACACGAAGGCCCCCCGGTCGATCGGGGGGCCTTCGCTCTGAGCACTCACCGGGGACGAACCCGATGAAGCTCCCGCATTTGGACTCGAACCAAAAACCTGCCGGTTAACAGCCGGCTGCTCTGCCAATTGAGCTATGCGGGATCGCGCGTACCGAGGTACTGCACAGCAGGCGTGCCGGGCCCGTGGGCCCGGCTTCCTGTGGCTCCCCCAATTGGACTCGAACCAATAACCTGCCGATTAACAGTCGGCTGCTCTGCCAATTGAGCTATGGGGGATCGGCTTCCGCTCCGGGCTTCCGGTCTCCCGGGCCCTCGGCGCTCGCTGCGGGACATACATTAGCGCACTCAGGGGGGTGGTCCGCCAATCGCTTTCCCGCCACCGCTCCGCGACCCCCCGCCCGGCGCGCCCGGCGCGCGGCCGGCGTACCGCACGGGGATGCTGGGGACACGGACGGTTCGCCGCCGCGAACGGCGGGTAGGGCAATGCGGCACAGTCCGCGAGGAAGGGTGGAGACCGAGCATGTGGAAGCTGAGTTTCATCGTGGGGGCCGCGGCCGGGTACGTGCTCGGTTCGCGGGCGGGCCGGCAGCGGTACGAGCAGATCGCCAAGGCCACCCGCAAGGTCGCGCAGAACCCGCGGGTGCAGAGCGCCGCCGGCAAGGCCAAGCAGCAGGCGGGCGCGGCGGCCGGCAAGGCGGCCGGCGCGGTGGCCGACAAGGTCGGTGACAAGCTGCCGAACTCGCTGACCGAACGGGTGCCGTACTTCAACCGCGAGCCGGTGCCGGCGGACGACAGCTGGGGAACCTTCCGGCCGTGAACGGACCGCTCGCGCCCCGCGCGGACGCCGGGCCGGCGGGCGGCGGCACCACCGCGCCGGCCGGCCGCACCGGAGCGGTGCACGAGGCCGGGTCGCCCGCCGAACCACCGTGCGACCGGACGCCTACCGGCCGGTACCGACTGGGCAACACTTGTGCCGCCCGGCCGCGTCCGGCCGCCCGCTGAGGCATGATCTCGACATGGCCATCGTCGCGGGGATAGACAGTTCGACCAACCGCACCAAGATCGTGGCGTGCGACGCCGAGACCGGCACCGTGCTGCGCTCGGGCAAGGCCCCGCACCCGGCCCCCGAGGGCGACGACGCCCGGGCCGGGACGGACCCGCAGTCCTGGCTGCACTCGCTGGGGGAGGCCGCCGCGGGCGGCCTGCTGGAGAGCGTCCGGGCGATCGGCGTCTGCGCCCAGCAGCACGGCATGATCGGCCTGGACGCGGGCGGCGTGCTGGTCCGCCCCGCCATCCTGTGGAACGACCCGCGCTCGGCCGGCGCCGCGGCGGCCCTGGTGGACGCCCTCGGCGGCCCCGCCGCCTGGACCCAGGCCATCGGCGCCGTCCCGACCGCCAGCTACACCATCGCCAAGCTGCGCTGGCTGGCCGAGTTCGAACCGGCCTCGGCCCGGCGGATCGCCGAGGTGCTGCTGCCGCACGACTGGCTCATCTGGCAGCTCCTCGGCCACCCGCAGCGCCGCACCACCGACCGCGGCGACGCCTCCGGCACCGGCTACTGGTCGCCGGTCACCGGTGACTACCGGCAGGACCTGGTGAAGCTCGCCCTCGGCCACGAACTGCGGCTGCCGGAGGTCCTCGCCCCGGCCGAACCCGCCGGGCACACCCCCGAGGGCCTGCTGATCTCGGCCGGCACCGGTGACAACATGGCCGCCGCCCTGGGCCTGGGCCTGGGCCCCGGCGACGCGGTGGTCTCGATCGGCGGCAACGGCACCATCTTCGCGGTGCACGACCGGGCCGTGGTGGACGCCTCCGGCGTCATCTCGTCCTTCGCAGACGCCACCGGCCGCCACCTGCCGATGGCCGCCACCCTCAACGCCGCCCAGGTGCTACGGGCCACCGCCGGGATGCTCGGCACCGACCTGGAGGGCCTCAGCGAGCTGGCCCTGCAGTCCTCCCCCGGCTCCTACGGCCTGGTGCTGCTGCCCTACCTGGACGGCGAGCGCACGCCCAGCCTGCCGCACGCGGCGGGCACCCTGACCGGCCTGCGCGCCGAGTCGATGGCGGCCCACCACCTGGCCAGGGCCGCCGTCGAGGGCATGCTCTGCAACATCGCCGACGCGCTGGACGTGCTGCGCGCCAAGGGCGTGGAGGTCCGCCGGGTGTTCCTGCTGGGCACCGCCGGCCGGCTGCCCGCCGTCCGGCAGATCGCGCCCCAGGTGTTCGGCGTGCCCGTCGTCGTCCCGGCGCCCGGCGACCACGCGGCGCGCGGCGCCGCCCGGCAGGCCGCCTGGGCACTGGCCGGCGGCGCCGAGCCGCCGCACTGGGAGCTGCCGGAGGGGGCCGTCACCACCGTCCCCGACCAGGAGCGGGACCTGCCGGTCGGGTCGGCGGTGCGCCGGCAGTACGCGGCGGCCCGGGAGCAGATCCACCCGGAGACCGCCTCCTGAGACCGTCCGGGGGCCGGCCGTGGTGGCACCGGACGTGCGTCACCCGGCCACCGGTGGCAGCGTGGAGCGGGACACGGCCGCCGGAGCGAAGGACGGATCCCCCATGGCGCTGCACGAGGGAGCCGACGACGACCGGCGGCTGACGGTCAGCCCGTTCATCGGGGCGGCCGACCCGCTGGGGTCGATGGAGCTGGCCCCGCCGGTGCACCGGCTGGCCCGGGGCCCCGTCCCGGCGGAGACCGCCTACCAGCTGATCCACGACGAGCTGATGCTGGACGGCAACGCCAAGCTCAACCTGGCCACCTTCGTGACCACCTCGATGGAGGCCCAGGCGACCCGGCTGATGACCGAGTGCCTCGACAAGAACATGATCGACAAGGACGAGTACCCGCAGACCGCCGAGCTGGAGCGGCGCTGCGTGGCGATCCTCGCCGACCTGTGGCACGCCCCCGACCCGAGCAGCTCCGTCGGCTGCTCCACCACCGGCTCCAGCGAGGCGTGCATGCTGGCCGGGCTGGCCCTCAAGCGCCGCTGGACGGCCCGCAACGCCGAGCGGTACGCCGCCGGGGCCCGGCCCAACCTGGTGATGGGCGTCAACGTCCAGGTCTGCTGGGAGAAGTTCTGCGCCTTCTGGGAGGTGGAGGCCCGCACCGCCCCGATGGAGGGCGAGCGCTACCACCTCGGCGCCGAGCAGGCCGTGGCGCTCTGCGACGAGGACACCATCGGCGTGGTCGCGATCCTCGGCTCCACCTTCGACGGCAGCTACGAACCGGTGGCGGAGATCTGCGCGGCCCTCGACGGACTCCAGGGCCGCACCGGGCTCGACGTGCCGGTGCACGTGGACGGCGCCTCCGGCGGCATGGTCGCGCCCTTCCTCGACCCCGACCTGCCCTGGGACTTCCGGCTCCCCCGGGTCTCCTCGATCAACACCTCCGGCCACAAGTACGGGCTGGTGTACCCGGGCGTGGGCTGGGCACTCTGGCGCGACAAGGAGGCCCTGCCGCAGGAGCTGGTGTTCCGGGTGAACTACCTGGGCGGCGAGATGCCCACCTTCGCGCTGAACTTCTCCCGCCCCGGGGGCGAGGTGATCGCCCAGTACTACACCTTCCTGCGGCTCGGCCACGACGGCTACCGGGCCGTCCAGCAGGCCTCCCGGGACGTCGCGCTGTACCTGTCGGGCGCCGTCGAGAAGCTGGGCTGCTTCCGGCTGCTCACCCGCGGCGACGAACTGCCGGTCTTCGCCTTCACCACCACCGGCGACGTGCCGTTCGACGTCTTCGACGTCTCGCGCCGGCTGCGCGAGCGGGGCTGGCAGGTCCCCGCCTACCGCTTCCCGGAGAACCGGACCGACCTCGCCGTGCTGCGGGTGGTCTGCCGCAACGGTTTCTCCCGCGACCTGGCCGACCTGCTGCTCGCCGACCTGACCCGGCTGCTGCCGGAACTCAAGAGCCAGCCCGGCCCGTTGAAGGACCTCGGGGTCCCGGCCCGGACGGCCTTCCACCACTGACCCACCGTCGGGCGGCGCTCCGGGTGCCTGCCGGGCCGCCGCCCGTCCTGGGTGCGGGCGGCGCGCGCTATGCTGCCCGACGGACTCTCAGGACCACCAAACCGCCGGGCCTTGAGGAGGGGGCCGTCCAGGCGCGTGGCACCGTCCCGTACTCAGCCGGACCCGGTCACCCCCAGGCGAACGGCATGACGATGACCACCGAGGACTCCCCCACCACGCCCCCGAACAGCGCCTCCGGCCCCGTACCGGACGCCGGGCCCGAGGCCGCCGAGCGGCTGCGCCTGGAGCTGCTGGCCTTCAAGGACGCCTCGGGGCTCAGCTACGCCAAGATCGGCGAGCGGACGCACTACGCCAAGTCCTCGTGGGAGCGCTGGGTCAACGGCAAGCAGTTCCCGCCCCGCGGGGCGGTGGAGAGCCTGGGCACCGCCTTCGAGCACGAGGTGGCCCCGCTGCTCGAACTGTGGGACCTCGCCGACCGGGAGCGCAGCGAGCGCGAGCAGGTGGC
Protein-coding regions in this window:
- a CDS encoding trypsin-like serine peptidase produces the protein MALGPARPVRARLLPPAAALLIAATACSAAVEAPPAARTAPRDAAGDRVGTLSLGTAQGPRACTASVVRSPRHNLLVTAAHCVVPDDYGPQEGLVFTPGYRNGTSPYGSWALDAVTVDPRWSEEADPEYDVAFVTVKPSGGRQIEDVVGGNSLGGESGFGLAVSVTGYPNGGEEPITCSTRTASQSPTQERFDCDGYTDGTSGSPWITGAGAVVGVIGGYQEGGDTPRISYSVTFDERVTELYHRAATG
- a CDS encoding glutamate decarboxylase, whose protein sequence is MALHEGADDDRRLTVSPFIGAADPLGSMELAPPVHRLARGPVPAETAYQLIHDELMLDGNAKLNLATFVTTSMEAQATRLMTECLDKNMIDKDEYPQTAELERRCVAILADLWHAPDPSSSVGCSTTGSSEACMLAGLALKRRWTARNAERYAAGARPNLVMGVNVQVCWEKFCAFWEVEARTAPMEGERYHLGAEQAVALCDEDTIGVVAILGSTFDGSYEPVAEICAALDGLQGRTGLDVPVHVDGASGGMVAPFLDPDLPWDFRLPRVSSINTSGHKYGLVYPGVGWALWRDKEALPQELVFRVNYLGGEMPTFALNFSRPGGEVIAQYYTFLRLGHDGYRAVQQASRDVALYLSGAVEKLGCFRLLTRGDELPVFAFTTTGDVPFDVFDVSRRLRERGWQVPAYRFPENRTDLAVLRVVCRNGFSRDLADLLLADLTRLLPELKSQPGPLKDLGVPARTAFHH
- a CDS encoding FGGY family carbohydrate kinase, producing the protein MAIVAGIDSSTNRTKIVACDAETGTVLRSGKAPHPAPEGDDARAGTDPQSWLHSLGEAAAGGLLESVRAIGVCAQQHGMIGLDAGGVLVRPAILWNDPRSAGAAAALVDALGGPAAWTQAIGAVPTASYTIAKLRWLAEFEPASARRIAEVLLPHDWLIWQLLGHPQRRTTDRGDASGTGYWSPVTGDYRQDLVKLALGHELRLPEVLAPAEPAGHTPEGLLISAGTGDNMAAALGLGLGPGDAVVSIGGNGTIFAVHDRAVVDASGVISSFADATGRHLPMAATLNAAQVLRATAGMLGTDLEGLSELALQSSPGSYGLVLLPYLDGERTPSLPHAAGTLTGLRAESMAAHHLARAAVEGMLCNIADALDVLRAKGVEVRRVFLLGTAGRLPAVRQIAPQVFGVPVVVPAPGDHAARGAARQAAWALAGGAEPPHWELPEGAVTTVPDQERDLPVGSAVRRQYAAAREQIHPETAS